In Muribaculum gordoncarteri, the genomic window ATCAGCTTAGCCGGAGTGAATCGCCATCATGTGCGACATTTGCTATTATGTTTAGCCGAATATTTTGTATATTTGTGTTTCATAACCTTTAATTCATCACGACAATGAAGAAAATCATTCATTACATCAACCGAATAGCATGCACACTGTCGGGAATTTCATTGGCGACACAGCTCAACACTGCTAATGGAGCCAACCCTTATCTGCCGCTGTGGGAGTACATCCCCGACGGGGAACCTTACGTATTTGAGGATCCCGACAATCCGGGAAAATACCGCGTCTACGTGTACGGCTCCCATGACTCACTGATAAAGGAGTACTGCGGCCGCGAGCAGGTAGTGTGGTCGGCACCGATTGACAATCTCAACGAATGGCGATATGACGGCATCATATTCGAGTCGAAAACCGACGCCAACGGGAAACCGCTCAATGCCGAGGGAATAGGCGACATCCTTTACGCCCCCGACATAGCCGAGGTAGTCGACAAGGAGGGCAACAAGACCTACTATTTTTATCCCAACAACCAAAGCGAAGGTCGCAAGGGCATGATAGCCAAGGCATCGCGTCCCGACGGCCCGTTTGTAGTGTGCAACTGGAGCAAGGAGTCGCCCAAGCTGACCGACGGTGATCTGCGATTTGACCCGGCTGTGCTTGTCGACGACGACGGCAAGGTCTACGGCTACTGGGGCTTCGAGGAGTCGCTCGGCGCCGAATTTGACCCCGTAACCATGGCTACGGTCAAGAAGGGCACCAAGCCGGTCAAGGACATGATTTCACACTACAAGCAGGATGGTGTGTTCCGATTCTTCGAGGCATCGTCGATACGCAAAATCAAGGACAAATACGTATTTATTTACAGCCGCAAGTCAGACAACGGCGAGTGGGGCCTTCCCACCTCCAACTACACGCTTGCCTACGCCTACAGCGACAATCCGCTCGGCCCGTTCACCTACGGCGGCACGATAATCGACGGCCGAGGACGCGACACCGACCTTCAGGGCAATCCCATAGCCACGGCTACGCCCAACGGCAACACCCACGGCAGCATAGCCGAGATAAACGGACAATGGTATGTGTTCTACCACCGCCAGAACGGTACCACCGAATATGCACGCCAGGCAATGGTTGAGCCTATCGAAGTAAAAGTTACCGAAGGCCCCGGCGGCAAAGTCGAGATAAGCGAGGCCGAATACACCTCACAGGGTTTTGAAACCTCAGGGCTTGACCCCTACCACCGCTACTCGGCCGGAATAGCCTGCTACTACACAGGCCCGCGCAAGGCCATCTCGGCATGGCCCAACTTCACCTTCTCGGGCTCATACGTGCAGCCCACCTACGGCGATGAGAAGAATTTTGAAACTCCCTACGACCTGCGCGTCAACAGCAATCCGGTGGTCAACAACACCGACGGCTCGACCGTAGGCTACAAATACTACAACTTCGACCTGCTCGACACCACAAAGGATAATGAGCTGGTGCTCAACATCAAGCCTCTCGGAACCGAAGGCCGAATCGACATCATGGTCGACAGCCCGTGGAGCGAGCGTGGAGGGCGCAAGATAGGAAGCCTCACTCTAAGCCCCAACGCCAAGCAGGAGCGCACCGACATGGCCGTGAAGCTGTCGGGCCTAAAGGGCATGAAAGGGAAGCACGCCATATACCTGCTGTTTACCTCGCCCATAAAGGATAAGTCAATGTGTGAGCTGCACGAGCTTACATTCAGGAAAGCGAAATAACCCCCATTCAGCAAAATGTCGAAGACACAGCTCAAG contains:
- a CDS encoding family 43 glycosylhydrolase — translated: MKKIIHYINRIACTLSGISLATQLNTANGANPYLPLWEYIPDGEPYVFEDPDNPGKYRVYVYGSHDSLIKEYCGREQVVWSAPIDNLNEWRYDGIIFESKTDANGKPLNAEGIGDILYAPDIAEVVDKEGNKTYYFYPNNQSEGRKGMIAKASRPDGPFVVCNWSKESPKLTDGDLRFDPAVLVDDDGKVYGYWGFEESLGAEFDPVTMATVKKGTKPVKDMISHYKQDGVFRFFEASSIRKIKDKYVFIYSRKSDNGEWGLPTSNYTLAYAYSDNPLGPFTYGGTIIDGRGRDTDLQGNPIATATPNGNTHGSIAEINGQWYVFYHRQNGTTEYARQAMVEPIEVKVTEGPGGKVEISEAEYTSQGFETSGLDPYHRYSAGIACYYTGPRKAISAWPNFTFSGSYVQPTYGDEKNFETPYDLRVNSNPVVNNTDGSTVGYKYYNFDLLDTTKDNELVLNIKPLGTEGRIDIMVDSPWSERGGRKIGSLTLSPNAKQERTDMAVKLSGLKGMKGKHAIYLLFTSPIKDKSMCELHELTFRKAK